ACGAGGGCACCGAACGCCTCGACTACGCGGGCTTCGAGTCCAACGTCAAATCAGACCACTCGAAGGGCGGCTTCTCACAGGATCGCTTCGAGAGAATCAGAAACGAACAGATCGACGACCATCTCGACGAGGCCCGCGAGCGACTGACCGACAAGATCGACGCTGTCGACCCCGACCGCGTCATCCTCACTGGTGAGCAGTCAATACTCACCCAGCTCGACGATCTTGCCGACCACACCGCCAGCACTGATGCCGGCGGCAAACCCGAGGCCGCCCTCGATCACGCCTTCTCGGACTTCTGGACAACCCGATTAGTCACGTTTTAACTGTCTCTTTGAAACTCGTAGCCGTCGACTACTGTCGGTAGCTGTTCACTCACCGAACGACCGTCACCGGCACCGGCGACCGTCGAACGACGGTTTCGGCGACGCTGCCCAACAGAAGTCTAGCCGCGCCATCCCGGCCGTGGCTTCCCATGACGATCTCGTCGACCGCGTTGTCTTGAGCGAATGTGACGATCTCGCTTGCGGCTCGGCCGGACAGCAGTTCGGTGTCGACGAGTCGCTCCTCGCCAGCGATCTCGCGGGCCGTCTCGAACAGTTCGGTGGCTAGCGTCTCCTGTTCGTCGAGGACGTCGGCCGTCTCGCTCACGAGATCGTCCAAATTGCTAATGCCCGCCGCAGGGTTCAACACGTGGACGACGACCAAATCGGCGTCCGGAAACGTCTCGACAGCATACCGCAGTGCCTCCTTTGACTGCGGTGAGCCATCGAGTGGAACCAGTAGTCTCCGTGTCATTGCATCCGTATTCAGATGCAGGCTACTAAAATCACTGTGCCAGTTCAGATCGGAGTTTCGAAGGCCCGATGTCGGAGGACGGACGTCGACTGTGTAGTCCACACTGCATTCTGTGGTCCTACGTTGACAGCCAGAGCCGTCTCACTGCCGTCGTCCCGTTTGTGGGACACGACGCTATTCGAACTCCGTCTCTCGGAGGATGAA
This sequence is a window from Halohasta litchfieldiae. Protein-coding genes within it:
- a CDS encoding universal stress protein is translated as MTRRLLVPLDGSPQSKEALRYAVETFPDADLVVVHVLNPAAGISNLDDLVSETADVLDEQETLATELFETAREIAGEERLVDTELLSGRAASEIVTFAQDNAVDEIVMGSHGRDGAARLLLGSVAETVVRRSPVPVTVVR